From Paraburkholderia sabiae, a single genomic window includes:
- a CDS encoding EscU/YscU/HrcU family type III secretion system export apparatus switch protein, with amino-acid sequence MSRTHRRSAAALVYDSHGHDEAPRVIAKGYGLVADMIVQRAKEAGLYVHESPEMVSLLMQVDLDSRIPPRLYQAVAELLAWLHRLESGAADDPPVTDVVVASPAPDTPGEL; translated from the coding sequence ATGAGCCGCACGCATCGACGGAGCGCGGCGGCGCTCGTCTACGATTCCCACGGTCACGACGAAGCGCCGCGCGTCATCGCGAAGGGTTATGGGCTCGTCGCCGACATGATCGTGCAGCGCGCGAAGGAAGCGGGCCTGTACGTGCACGAATCACCCGAAATGGTGTCGCTGCTGATGCAGGTCGATCTCGATTCGCGCATTCCGCCGCGGCTGTATCAGGCCGTCGCGGAACTGCTCGCGTGGCTGCATCGGCTGGAAAGCGGCGCCGCCGACGATCCGCCTGTCACCGACGTTGTCGTCGCCTCCCCAGCGCCGGA
- the fliK gene encoding flagellar hook-length control protein FliK — MNGIDTAVAALLASRIDSLLPVGARAGATASQADASLNVKTPPVSPIPATPAPLPASAQTALSAVALTLDAITRYGGEATPALVGQMPVWPAAPAIDIAPLLVDTGANAQQAAASGNAPAQNASGANAAQGTNAASNIVAAPVPVAELAAALQRTVAESGLFYESHLAQWLSGQRPVESLAGEAQNRLADAASQPQSDAGQDADDANAWTQGRPSGNTGAAAFAAAVAAARGEPEGPQGPHNQSARFTTFDLATHDIIDMPAENARSSQQAAMTHAAGDDPNTPQQQSMQASLHPATIPLVRQQLDLLATGQFRWTGEAWPGARLDWTIEQDGDEWRRSGNGASSADDEYPWRTRLTLSLPSLGTVDADLTLTGTRLVARVQASPGGAARLAAQGETFRQRLAQAGIELSGLSIREIGGSPPAGGAAAAAAAAASAYARSTADKPAQHDAGHDDFDWDMQ; from the coding sequence ATGAACGGAATCGACACGGCTGTGGCTGCACTGCTGGCTAGCCGCATCGACAGCCTGCTTCCCGTCGGCGCGCGCGCCGGCGCCACCGCATCTCAGGCGGACGCCTCTCTCAACGTCAAGACCCCGCCCGTTTCGCCCATTCCGGCGACGCCCGCGCCATTGCCTGCGTCCGCGCAGACGGCGCTGTCGGCCGTCGCGCTGACGCTCGATGCCATCACGCGTTACGGCGGCGAAGCGACGCCCGCGCTGGTCGGGCAGATGCCCGTCTGGCCCGCCGCGCCCGCGATCGATATCGCACCGCTGCTGGTCGATACGGGCGCGAACGCGCAGCAGGCGGCGGCTTCGGGTAACGCGCCCGCACAAAATGCAAGCGGGGCGAACGCCGCGCAGGGTACGAACGCGGCGTCGAATATCGTCGCCGCGCCGGTGCCCGTCGCCGAGCTGGCGGCCGCGCTGCAACGCACCGTCGCCGAAAGCGGGCTGTTCTACGAATCGCATCTCGCGCAATGGCTGTCGGGGCAACGTCCCGTCGAGTCGCTCGCGGGCGAGGCGCAGAATCGGCTGGCCGATGCCGCGTCCCAACCGCAGTCCGACGCCGGCCAGGATGCCGACGACGCGAATGCGTGGACGCAAGGCCGGCCATCCGGCAACACGGGCGCCGCGGCGTTCGCTGCCGCCGTCGCCGCCGCGCGTGGCGAACCGGAAGGACCGCAAGGGCCGCACAATCAGTCGGCGCGCTTCACGACGTTCGATCTCGCGACGCACGACATCATCGACATGCCCGCCGAAAACGCGCGCTCCTCGCAGCAGGCTGCCATGACGCACGCGGCGGGCGACGATCCGAACACACCGCAACAGCAATCGATGCAGGCTTCGCTGCATCCCGCGACGATTCCCCTCGTGCGCCAGCAGCTCGATCTGCTCGCGACGGGGCAATTCCGCTGGACGGGCGAAGCGTGGCCGGGCGCGCGGCTCGACTGGACGATCGAACAGGACGGCGACGAATGGCGGCGCAGCGGCAATGGCGCTTCTTCCGCCGACGATGAGTATCCGTGGCGCACGCGCCTCACGCTGTCGCTGCCGTCGCTCGGCACGGTCGACGCCGACCTCACGCTGACGGGCACGCGTCTCGTCGCGCGGGTGCAGGCGAGTCCGGGCGGCGCGGCGCGTCTTGCCGCGCAGGGCGAGACGTTCAGGCAGCGGCTCGCGCAGGCGGGCATCGAACTGAGCGGCCTGTCGATTCGCGAGATCGGCGGAAGCCCGCCGGCTGGCGGCGCGGCGGCTGCGGCGGCGGCGGCGGCATCGGCGTATGCACGCTCGACGGCGGACAAGCCCGCACAGCATGACGCCGGCCACGATGATTTCGACTGGGACATGCAATGA
- a CDS encoding flagellar protein FliT has protein sequence MSSNADYFARYEAIAAISVQMVMAARNALWNDLVLLQDEYRHLVDALKHAEDGVRLSDDERSRKFDLIRQILANDATVRDLANPRMAKLQALFAPSRPAIVLTELYQAR, from the coding sequence ATGAGTTCGAACGCAGACTATTTCGCCCGCTACGAGGCGATCGCAGCGATTTCAGTCCAGATGGTGATGGCAGCGCGAAACGCGCTTTGGAACGATCTCGTCCTGTTGCAGGACGAGTACCGGCATCTCGTCGACGCGCTGAAACACGCGGAAGACGGCGTGCGCCTGTCCGACGACGAGCGCTCCCGCAAATTCGACCTGATCCGCCAGATCCTCGCGAACGACGCGACGGTCCGCGATCTCGCGAATCCGCGCATGGCCAAGCTGCAGGCGCTGTTCGCGCCGAGCCGCCCGGCCATCGTGCTGACAGAACTTTACCAGGCGCGCTGA
- the fliS gene encoding flagellar export chaperone FliS yields the protein MFSPGHSGANAYARVGVETGVMGASPHRLIVMLYQGARKAVAQARMHLQQGDIAARGESIGKAIQIIGDGLQQALNLDAGGEIAGRLDALYSYMTRRLLEANLKQSEAMLVEVDGLLATLEEAWIGIAPEIARMAMQSSAESMR from the coding sequence ATGTTTTCCCCGGGACACTCTGGAGCCAATGCTTACGCTCGCGTCGGCGTGGAGACAGGGGTGATGGGTGCAAGCCCCCATCGCCTGATCGTGATGTTGTACCAGGGGGCGCGCAAGGCAGTTGCGCAGGCGCGTATGCATCTGCAGCAAGGCGATATTGCGGCCCGCGGCGAGTCGATCGGCAAGGCCATCCAGATCATCGGCGACGGATTGCAGCAGGCGCTCAATCTCGACGCCGGCGGCGAAATCGCGGGGCGTCTGGATGCGCTCTATAGCTATATGACGCGGCGACTGCTCGAGGCGAACCTCAAACAGAGCGAGGCGATGCTCGTCGAAGTCGACGGGTTGCTGGCCACGCTCGAGGAAGCCTGGATCGGAATCGCACCGGAGATTGCGCGGATGGCGATGCAGTCGTCCGCCGAAAGCATGAGATGA
- the fliE gene encoding flagellar hook-basal body complex protein FliE — protein sequence MTAPINPLQSALQQMQAMAAQATGGSAQVANESGAATAGGFASALKASIDKISGDQKAAVGEAHAFEIGAPNVSLNDVMVDMQKANVGFQFGLQVRNKLVSAYNDIMQMAV from the coding sequence ATGACAGCGCCCATCAATCCGCTCCAGTCGGCCCTGCAACAGATGCAGGCGATGGCAGCACAGGCCACGGGCGGCAGCGCCCAGGTGGCCAACGAATCTGGCGCCGCCACGGCGGGCGGCTTCGCGTCGGCGCTGAAGGCGTCGATCGACAAGATCAGCGGCGACCAGAAGGCTGCCGTCGGCGAAGCTCACGCATTCGAAATCGGCGCGCCGAACGTGTCGCTGAACGACGTGATGGTCGACATGCAGAAGGCCAACGTCGGCTTCCAGTTCGGCTTGCAGGTGCGCAACAAGCTGGTGTCGGCCTACAACGACATCATGCAGATGGCCGTCTGA